One Amycolatopsis sp. NBC_00355 genomic window carries:
- a CDS encoding MFS transporter, with the protein MTVETRPAPKLHRAWLIAGAAFVALLASAGFRSAPGVLIDPLHQEFGWSTATISSAVSVNLVLYGLFAPFAAALMERFGIRRVSATALFVIALGAAGTVFMTASWQLILCWGVLIGAGTGSMAMSFAATVAARWFVRSRGVVTGVLTAAGATGQLIFLPLIANLAVGSGWRTASLVIALAALAVVPVVLLLIRDHPADVGTTAYGAPADAEVARPTPKTGSARRALSVLKTAARTRTFWLLAVGFAICGATTNGLVGTHFVPAAHDHGMPQTTAAGLLALVGVFDVVGTIFSGWLTDRVDPRILLGVYYALRGLSLALLPQLFTDSVQPSMWAFILFYGLDWVATVPPTVALCVRAFGEAGPIVFGWVFACHQLGAAFAASAAGLVRDQLGNYTLAWYSAAVLAVIASVASLAVKRAKKPVPVSAS; encoded by the coding sequence GTGACTGTCGAGACCCGCCCTGCCCCGAAGCTGCACCGCGCCTGGCTGATCGCCGGTGCCGCGTTCGTCGCGCTGCTCGCCTCCGCCGGCTTCCGCTCGGCCCCCGGCGTCCTCATCGACCCGCTGCACCAGGAGTTCGGCTGGTCGACGGCCACGATCAGCTCGGCCGTCTCGGTCAACCTCGTGCTCTACGGTCTCTTCGCGCCCTTCGCGGCCGCCCTGATGGAGCGGTTCGGCATCCGCCGGGTCTCGGCGACGGCGTTGTTCGTCATCGCCCTCGGCGCGGCGGGCACGGTCTTCATGACCGCGAGCTGGCAGCTGATCCTCTGCTGGGGCGTGCTGATCGGCGCGGGCACCGGCTCGATGGCGATGAGCTTCGCGGCGACCGTCGCGGCCCGGTGGTTCGTCCGCAGCCGCGGCGTCGTGACCGGTGTCCTGACCGCGGCGGGCGCCACCGGCCAGCTGATCTTCCTGCCGCTCATCGCCAACCTCGCCGTCGGCTCCGGCTGGCGGACCGCGTCCCTGGTGATCGCGCTCGCCGCGCTCGCCGTCGTCCCGGTGGTCCTGCTGCTCATCCGCGATCACCCCGCCGACGTCGGCACCACGGCCTACGGCGCGCCCGCCGACGCCGAGGTCGCCCGCCCCACCCCGAAGACCGGCTCCGCCCGCCGCGCCCTGTCCGTCCTGAAGACGGCGGCCCGCACCCGGACGTTCTGGCTGCTCGCGGTCGGCTTCGCGATCTGCGGCGCGACGACGAACGGCCTGGTCGGCACCCACTTCGTCCCGGCCGCCCACGACCACGGCATGCCCCAGACGACCGCGGCGGGCCTGCTGGCCCTGGTCGGCGTCTTCGACGTCGTCGGCACGATCTTCTCCGGCTGGCTCACCGACCGCGTCGACCCGCGGATCCTGCTCGGGGTCTACTACGCGTTGCGCGGGCTCTCGCTGGCCCTGCTGCCGCAGCTGTTCACCGACTCCGTGCAGCCGAGCATGTGGGCGTTCATCCTGTTCTACGGCCTCGACTGGGTGGCGACGGTCCCGCCGACCGTCGCGCTCTGCGTCCGCGCCTTCGGCGAAGCCGGCCCGATCGTGTTCGGCTGGGTCTTCGCCTGTCACCAGCTGGGCGCCGCGTTCGCCGCCTCGGCCGCCGGCCTGGTCCGCGACCAGCTCGGGAACTACACCCTGGCCTGGTATTCGGCCGCCGTCCTGGCCGTCATCGCGTCGGTCGCGTCGCTGGCCGTGAAGCGCGCGAAGAAGCCCGTTCCGGTGTCGGCGAGCTGA
- the glnA gene encoding type I glutamate--ammonia ligase — MDRQQEFVLRTLEERDIRFVRLWFTDVLGFLKSVAVAPAELEGAFTEGIGFDGSAIEGFARVYESDMVAKPDPATFQVLPWETPDGSPYSARMFCDIAMPDGSPSWADPRHVLRRQLSKAAEAGFTCYVHPEIEFFLLANLPDDGSEPEPADNGGYFDQASHATATHFRRHAIETLEAMGISVEFSHHEGAPGQQEIDLRYADALTMADNVMTFRYVVKEVALTQGVRATFMPKPFTDQPGSGMHTHISLFEGDRNAFYDAEDPHELSETGKAFVAGLLHHAKEISAVTNQWVNSYKRLISGSEAPTTVSWGRANRSALVRVPMYSPGKASSRRVEVRTLDSACNPYLAYSVILAAGLKGIEKGYELPPPAEDNIWQLSDSERRAAGYAQLPQNLGEALAEMEKSELLPEALGEHVYDFFLRNKRHEWDNYRSAVTPYELRTLLPVL; from the coding sequence ATGGATCGCCAGCAGGAATTCGTGCTCCGCACGCTCGAGGAGCGCGACATCCGTTTCGTCCGTCTCTGGTTCACCGATGTGCTGGGGTTCCTCAAGTCCGTCGCGGTCGCGCCGGCCGAACTCGAGGGCGCTTTCACCGAGGGGATCGGCTTCGACGGCTCGGCCATCGAAGGGTTCGCGCGCGTCTACGAATCCGACATGGTCGCCAAGCCGGACCCGGCCACCTTCCAGGTGCTGCCCTGGGAGACCCCGGACGGCAGCCCCTACTCGGCCCGGATGTTCTGCGACATCGCGATGCCGGACGGCTCGCCGTCGTGGGCCGACCCGCGCCACGTGCTGCGGCGCCAGCTCTCGAAGGCGGCCGAAGCGGGTTTCACCTGCTACGTGCACCCGGAGATCGAGTTCTTCCTCCTGGCCAACCTCCCCGACGACGGCAGCGAGCCGGAGCCCGCGGACAACGGCGGGTACTTCGACCAGGCCAGCCACGCCACGGCGACGCACTTCCGGCGGCACGCGATCGAGACCCTCGAGGCGATGGGCATCTCGGTCGAGTTCAGCCACCACGAGGGCGCGCCGGGCCAGCAGGAGATCGACCTCCGCTACGCCGACGCCCTGACCATGGCCGACAACGTGATGACGTTCCGTTACGTCGTCAAGGAGGTCGCGCTGACCCAGGGCGTGCGCGCGACGTTCATGCCGAAGCCGTTCACCGACCAGCCCGGCTCCGGGATGCACACCCACATCAGCCTCTTCGAGGGTGATCGCAACGCCTTCTACGACGCCGAGGACCCGCACGAGCTGTCGGAGACCGGCAAGGCGTTCGTCGCCGGCCTGCTGCACCACGCCAAGGAGATCTCCGCCGTCACCAACCAGTGGGTGAACTCCTACAAGCGCCTGATCAGCGGAAGCGAGGCGCCGACGACGGTTTCGTGGGGTCGCGCGAACCGCTCGGCGCTCGTCCGGGTGCCGATGTATTCACCCGGAAAGGCGTCATCCCGACGGGTGGAAGTCCGTACCCTGGACTCCGCGTGCAACCCGTACCTCGCCTACTCGGTGATCCTGGCCGCCGGGCTCAAGGGGATCGAAAAGGGGTACGAGCTGCCGCCGCCGGCCGAGGACAACATCTGGCAGCTGAGCGACTCCGAGCGGCGCGCCGCCGGTTACGCGCAGTTGCCCCAGAACCTGGGGGAAGCCCTGGCCGAGATGGAGAAGTCCGAGCTCCTGCCGGAAGCCCTCGGCGAGCACGTCTACGACTTCTTCCTCCGGAACAAGCGCCACGAGTGGGACAACTACCGGAGCGCGGTCACCCCGTACGAACTCCGCACGCTGTTGCCGGTGCTCTGA
- a CDS encoding amidase → MRRRPVFLAILAAALVLVPAAPAAPASSPEFDLDSADIPALQARMAAGRLSATGLTGRYLDRIHRLDGKVNAVLALNPAALGQAAESDARRRAHRLRGPLDGIPVLVKDNVDTRDQHTTAGSRALRRYPAKDATLITRLRAAGAVILGKANLSEWANFRAAKPTSGWSGVGGQTNNPYVLDHNPCGSSAGSAAGVAASLAQVAIGSETDGSIVCPAGMTATVGHKPSLGLVSRTGVVPISAEQGTAGPIARNVVDVALTLSALQGRDPSDPATAQYPRTQPTDYAKLLRPGVLRGARIGLWRLPVLGPSTDAVMTSAKNSLVKAGATVVEVTPPYQDRLGELEFPALLTEFHRDVDAYLATRPRGPRNLAELIAYNRADPLEQTCFAGQELFEQALAAPPPTDPGYLAGRAELSDLARRSLDETLAKYHLDAIASPTNPPAWKTDCATGDDDVIPSSTPAAVAGYPDVTVPAGFAGPLPVGISFMGARWSDGRMLALAADFARVAPARVPPRFLPTLPS, encoded by the coding sequence ATGAGGCGGCGGCCGGTGTTCCTCGCGATCCTGGCCGCCGCACTCGTGCTCGTTCCCGCCGCGCCCGCCGCGCCGGCGTCTTCCCCGGAGTTCGACCTGGACTCGGCGGACATCCCGGCGCTGCAGGCGCGGATGGCGGCCGGCCGGCTCAGCGCGACCGGCCTGACCGGGCGCTACCTCGACCGGATCCACCGGCTCGACGGCAAGGTCAACGCCGTGCTCGCGCTCAACCCCGCGGCGCTCGGCCAGGCCGCCGAGAGCGACGCCCGCCGTCGCGCCCACCGCCTGCGCGGCCCCCTCGACGGCATCCCGGTGCTGGTCAAGGACAACGTCGACACCCGCGACCAGCACACGACGGCCGGCTCGCGGGCCCTGCGCAGGTACCCGGCGAAGGACGCCACGCTCATCACCCGCCTTCGCGCGGCCGGCGCGGTCATCCTCGGCAAGGCGAACCTGTCCGAGTGGGCGAACTTCCGCGCCGCGAAGCCGACGTCGGGCTGGTCGGGCGTCGGCGGTCAGACCAACAACCCGTACGTGCTGGACCACAACCCGTGCGGGTCGTCCGCCGGTTCCGCGGCCGGCGTCGCCGCGTCGCTGGCCCAGGTCGCGATCGGCAGCGAGACCGACGGCTCGATCGTCTGCCCGGCGGGGATGACGGCGACGGTCGGGCACAAACCCAGCCTCGGCCTGGTCAGCCGCACCGGCGTGGTGCCGATCTCCGCCGAGCAGGGCACCGCCGGCCCGATCGCCCGCAACGTCGTCGACGTCGCGCTCACGCTGTCCGCCCTGCAGGGGCGTGACCCGTCGGACCCGGCCACCGCGCAGTACCCGCGCACCCAGCCGACGGACTACGCGAAGCTGCTCCGCCCGGGGGTCCTGCGCGGCGCCCGGATCGGCCTGTGGCGGCTGCCGGTACTCGGCCCGTCGACCGACGCCGTGATGACGTCCGCGAAGAATTCCCTGGTCAAGGCCGGTGCGACGGTCGTCGAAGTGACCCCGCCGTACCAGGACCGGCTCGGCGAGCTGGAGTTCCCGGCGCTGCTCACGGAGTTCCACCGCGACGTCGACGCCTACCTGGCGACCCGCCCGCGGGGGCCGCGGAACCTGGCCGAGCTGATCGCCTACAACCGCGCCGACCCGCTGGAGCAGACCTGCTTCGCCGGCCAGGAGCTGTTCGAGCAGGCACTGGCCGCGCCGCCGCCGACCGACCCCGGCTACCTCGCCGGGCGCGCCGAGCTTTCGGACCTCGCCCGCCGGTCGCTGGACGAGACGCTGGCGAAGTACCACCTCGACGCGATCGCGTCGCCGACCAACCCGCCGGCGTGGAAGACCGACTGCGCGACGGGGGACGACGACGTGATCCCGTCCTCGACGCCGGCCGCGGTCGCGGGCTACCCGGACGTCACCGTGCCGGCCGGGTTTGCCGGACCCCTGCCCGTGGGTATCTCGTTCATGGGTGCGCGGTGGTCCGACGGCCGGATGCTGGCCCTCGCGGCGGACTTCGCGCGGGTCGCGCCGGCCCGGGTCCCGCCGCGGTTCCTGCCGACTTTGCCGTCGTAG
- a CDS encoding Lrp/AsnC family transcriptional regulator, protein MDLDDVDWHLIELLQDDGRLSFTELGRRVSLSGSAVTERVRRLEERGVITGYTASVDTTKLGLPIEALVRARVRSLDTPRFRTAVLPLPEVIAADHVTGDECWILRVLCRNTAELEELVEKVQRYGETTTSLVLSSPLRRRPLARRGRS, encoded by the coding sequence GTGGACCTCGACGACGTCGACTGGCACCTGATCGAGCTCCTCCAGGACGACGGTCGGCTGAGCTTCACCGAACTCGGGCGGCGGGTGTCGCTGTCCGGTTCGGCGGTGACGGAGCGAGTCCGCCGTCTCGAGGAGCGCGGAGTGATCACGGGCTACACGGCGAGCGTGGACACGACCAAGCTGGGGCTGCCGATCGAGGCGTTGGTCCGGGCCCGGGTACGCAGCCTGGACACCCCCCGCTTCCGGACGGCGGTGCTACCGCTGCCGGAGGTCATCGCCGCGGACCACGTCACGGGCGACGAGTGCTGGATCCTGCGGGTGCTGTGCCGGAACACGGCGGAGCTGGAGGAGCTGGTCGAGAAGGTGCAGCGATACGGGGAGACGACAACGTCGTTGGTGCTGTCATCGCCGTTGCGCCGGCGCCCGTTGGCTCGGCGGGGACGGTCGTGA
- a CDS encoding rhodanese-like domain-containing protein produces the protein MTRTLTFPAPAPAEAAAYFAAELGFEVDPDDLARDLDAGRTEGYVIVETRAPEAFAQAHLPGAINLPYRDMTRESTAHLDRDLVYVCYCESSNCNAATKGALKLAELGFQVKRLSGGIAGWRAAGYPVEAHGEPGTTGIRCAC, from the coding sequence ATGACACGCACACTCACCTTCCCCGCCCCGGCTCCCGCCGAAGCCGCCGCCTACTTCGCGGCCGAGCTCGGCTTCGAGGTCGATCCGGACGACCTCGCCCGGGACTTGGACGCCGGCCGTACCGAGGGGTACGTCATCGTCGAGACCCGCGCTCCCGAGGCCTTCGCGCAGGCGCACCTTCCCGGCGCGATCAACCTGCCCTACCGCGACATGACGCGCGAGAGCACAGCTCACCTCGATCGCGACCTCGTCTACGTCTGCTACTGCGAGAGCAGCAACTGCAACGCCGCCACGAAGGGCGCGCTCAAGCTCGCCGAACTCGGCTTCCAGGTGAAACGGCTCTCCGGCGGCATCGCCGGCTGGAGAGCCGCCGGCTACCCCGTCGAGGCGCACGGCGAACCGGGCACGACCGGTATTCGCTGCGCCTGCTGA
- a CDS encoding type 1 glutamine amidotransferase: MTRLLIIQPDVSDPLGPLGDWLTEAGAELDLRLPPGQELPGDLDGYAGVVCLGGGMGAEDDAKHPWLADVRRLLAKAASRQLPTLGICLGAQLLTVATGGRVEVGRDGPEVGPHLVSKKDAAWTDPLFADLPLMQDVLQFHNDAITRLPPGAELLASAPRYQFQAFRFNRCVYAVQFHIETTPEIVESWAADEPEMAELARPGSLDHDKLITVHDDIAETWRPFAQRFVRLASGELQPAADSQRSLPLA, from the coding sequence GTGACACGACTGCTGATCATCCAGCCGGACGTCTCGGACCCGCTCGGTCCCCTCGGTGACTGGCTGACCGAAGCCGGCGCGGAACTCGACCTCCGGCTGCCGCCCGGGCAGGAGCTGCCCGGCGATCTCGACGGTTACGCCGGGGTCGTCTGCCTCGGTGGTGGCATGGGTGCGGAGGACGACGCGAAGCACCCGTGGCTCGCCGATGTGCGGCGCCTGCTGGCGAAAGCGGCGTCGAGGCAGCTCCCGACGCTGGGGATCTGCCTCGGCGCCCAGCTGCTGACCGTCGCGACCGGCGGCCGCGTCGAGGTCGGGCGCGACGGGCCCGAGGTCGGCCCGCACCTGGTCTCGAAGAAGGACGCCGCGTGGACCGACCCGCTCTTCGCCGACCTGCCGCTGATGCAGGACGTCCTGCAGTTCCACAACGACGCGATCACCCGGCTCCCGCCCGGCGCCGAACTGCTCGCATCCGCTCCGCGCTACCAGTTCCAGGCTTTCCGGTTCAACCGGTGTGTCTACGCTGTCCAGTTCCACATCGAGACGACGCCCGAGATCGTCGAGAGCTGGGCCGCGGATGAGCCCGAAATGGCGGAGCTGGCCCGGCCGGGATCGCTCGACCACGACAAGTTGATCACCGTGCACGACGACATCGCCGAGACGTGGCGTCCGTTCGCGCAGCGGTTCGTCCGACTGGCGTCCGGTGAGCTCCAGCCCGCCGCTGACAGTCAACGCTCGTTACCGCTGGCTTAA
- a CDS encoding inorganic phosphate transporter: MDPSLLVVIVVVTALVFDFTNGFHDTANSMATSIATGALKPRVAVAISAVLNLVGAFLSVEVAKTISSGLVDDTKIGPSIVFGGLIGAIVWNLVTWFVGLPSSSSHALFGGLIGATWVSAGADSVHFGKIVEKVLLPAAASPVIAGLVALVVTYFVYRFLVRNRPATRGFKIGQIVSASLVSLAHGTNDAQKTMGVITLTLVTVGSLPPGAAPPVWVIVSAACALAAGTYLGGWRITHTLGKGLTDIEGPQGFAAQTSSALVILVSSRLGFPLSTTHVCSGGIVGSGVGRREAPVRWRMAGRMVIAWLFTLPAAAIVGAVSGKIASLGSAGTIAVGVVGIGVGAGIWLLSRRHPVTAHSFQVPEPTPADTEPGRLAA; this comes from the coding sequence GTGGACCCCTCGTTGCTGGTCGTGATCGTGGTCGTCACGGCATTGGTCTTCGATTTCACCAACGGGTTCCACGACACCGCGAACTCGATGGCGACGTCGATCGCCACTGGGGCACTCAAGCCCCGGGTGGCCGTCGCGATCTCCGCGGTGCTGAACCTCGTCGGCGCGTTCCTGTCGGTGGAAGTCGCCAAGACGATCTCCAGCGGCCTGGTGGACGACACGAAGATCGGCCCGTCGATCGTCTTCGGCGGGCTGATCGGCGCGATCGTCTGGAATCTCGTGACATGGTTCGTCGGGCTCCCGTCGAGCTCGTCGCACGCGCTGTTCGGCGGATTGATCGGCGCCACCTGGGTTTCGGCGGGCGCGGACTCGGTCCACTTCGGAAAGATCGTCGAGAAGGTCCTGCTGCCGGCGGCCGCTTCGCCGGTGATCGCCGGTCTCGTGGCGCTGGTCGTGACGTACTTCGTCTACCGCTTCCTGGTCCGGAACCGGCCGGCCACACGCGGTTTCAAGATCGGCCAGATCGTCTCGGCGTCGCTGGTCTCGCTGGCCCACGGCACGAACGACGCGCAGAAGACGATGGGCGTGATCACGCTCACGCTGGTCACCGTCGGTAGCCTCCCGCCGGGTGCCGCCCCGCCCGTGTGGGTGATCGTCAGCGCCGCCTGCGCGCTGGCCGCCGGCACCTACCTCGGCGGCTGGCGCATCACGCACACCCTCGGCAAGGGCCTGACCGACATCGAGGGCCCGCAGGGCTTCGCCGCCCAGACGAGCTCCGCGCTCGTCATCCTCGTCTCGTCGCGGCTCGGTTTCCCGCTGTCGACGACGCACGTGTGCTCCGGCGGCATCGTCGGCTCCGGTGTCGGCCGCCGCGAGGCGCCGGTCCGCTGGCGGATGGCCGGCCGGATGGTCATCGCCTGGCTGTTCACCCTGCCCGCCGCCGCGATCGTCGGTGCGGTCTCCGGCAAGATCGCCTCACTCGGCAGCGCGGGCACCATCGCCGTCGGCGTGGTCGGAATCGGGGTGGGCGCCGGAATCTGGCTGCTCTCCCGCCGCCACCCCGTCACCGCGCACAGCTTCCAGGTCCCCGAGCCGACGCCGGCCGACACCGAGCCGGGACGCCTGGCCGCCTGA
- a CDS encoding bifunctional [glutamine synthetase] adenylyltransferase/[glutamine synthetase]-adenylyl-L-tyrosine phosphorylase, which translates to MADRTRTTASAARYGFTDARAEGQLRAAGWWDDAGPVAAATDVLSALSRAADPDLALRGLDRIREADGEEWTRLDEQLRENRTFRGRLLGVLGTSTALADFLCANPAQWHSLTGKKSTNPAGYREALRTALLREDGSVITKLEAEQTLKVAYRGLLLGIAAADLGHLVESGLEQPRYAEVAAQLTELAEAALAAGLVVAEAEVGASAADTFAIIAMGKCGGRELNYVSDVDVIFVGAGDLSVATRLASTTMRVTGNACFEVDAALRPEGKAGALVRTLEGHQSYYLKWAKTWEFQALLKARPVAGDVELGRQYAEMVAPLVWSAADRDNFVAEVQQMRRRVEGHVPSEHAERELKLGRGGLRDVEFAVQLLQLVHGRVDDELRSPSTMDALAALGEGGYVGRKDAAELGASYEFLRMLEHRLQLRRMRRTHLFPATSDTDELRILARASGVKPAGGKSEGEALLAEFRKHGKGIRRLHEKIFYRPLLQSVANVPTEALRLTTKQAASRLAALGYTAPDGALQHIKALTSGVSRRAAIQQALLPVLLDLLADTPDPDGGLLSYRKVSEALEDTPWYLRVLRDEGTVVERLAILLGTSRLVPDLLVRAPEVLQLLGDPARLLGRTPAEVATSLRAAVRRQPGLNPAVTAARSLRRHELLRVACADLLGLLDVPAVCAALSSVWVAVLQGALAAAFRQRQAELGRTPARIAVIGMGRLGGAELGYGSDADVLFVCEAAEGVSDSDAVKFASSVAETVRKMLGAPSPDPALVVDADLRPEGRSGPLVRTLESYRAYYARWGEVWEAQALLRARFIAGDDDLGHRFITMIDPIRYPEGGLDSTKAREIRRIKARVETERMPKGADPTRHTKLGRGGLADVEWTVQLLQLQHAHAVPELRTTSTLDALAVLPGAGLAEQSEADSLAEAWLLATRVRNAGMLVRGKAVDEVPGSGRDLAAVARVLGQTAEDDPGEFLDTYRRITRRAHTVVEHLFYEAD; encoded by the coding sequence ATGGCAGACCGCACGCGAACGACCGCTTCGGCGGCGAGGTACGGCTTCACCGACGCCCGTGCCGAGGGGCAGTTGCGCGCGGCCGGCTGGTGGGACGACGCCGGCCCGGTCGCCGCGGCGACCGACGTGCTCTCGGCGTTGTCCCGCGCCGCCGACCCCGATCTCGCGCTGCGCGGCCTGGACCGCATCCGCGAGGCCGACGGCGAAGAGTGGACGCGGCTCGACGAGCAGCTCCGCGAAAACCGGACGTTCCGCGGCCGGCTCCTCGGCGTGCTGGGGACGTCGACCGCGCTGGCCGACTTCCTGTGCGCGAACCCCGCGCAGTGGCACTCGCTGACCGGCAAGAAGAGCACGAACCCCGCCGGCTACCGGGAAGCCCTGCGCACCGCGCTCCTGCGTGAAGACGGTTCCGTGATCACCAAGCTCGAAGCCGAGCAGACGCTGAAGGTCGCCTACCGCGGCCTGTTGCTCGGCATCGCCGCCGCGGACCTGGGGCACCTCGTCGAGAGCGGGCTCGAGCAGCCGCGCTACGCCGAGGTCGCCGCACAGCTGACCGAGCTGGCCGAGGCCGCGCTCGCCGCCGGGCTCGTGGTCGCCGAGGCCGAGGTCGGCGCCTCGGCCGCCGACACGTTCGCGATCATCGCGATGGGCAAGTGCGGCGGCCGGGAACTCAACTACGTCAGCGATGTCGACGTCATCTTCGTCGGCGCGGGCGACCTCAGTGTCGCGACGCGGCTGGCGAGCACGACGATGCGCGTCACCGGCAACGCGTGCTTCGAGGTCGACGCGGCGCTGCGGCCGGAAGGCAAGGCCGGCGCGCTCGTCCGCACCCTCGAAGGCCACCAGAGCTACTACCTGAAGTGGGCCAAGACCTGGGAGTTCCAGGCGCTGCTCAAGGCGCGTCCGGTCGCCGGCGACGTCGAACTCGGCCGGCAGTACGCCGAGATGGTGGCGCCGCTGGTGTGGTCGGCGGCCGATCGGGACAACTTCGTCGCCGAGGTGCAGCAGATGCGCCGCCGGGTCGAGGGGCATGTGCCGTCCGAGCACGCCGAGCGCGAGCTCAAGCTGGGCCGCGGTGGCCTGCGTGACGTCGAGTTCGCGGTGCAGCTGCTGCAGCTCGTGCACGGCCGGGTGGACGACGAGCTGCGGTCGCCGTCCACGATGGACGCGCTCGCGGCGCTCGGCGAAGGCGGTTACGTGGGCCGGAAGGACGCGGCCGAGCTGGGCGCGTCGTATGAGTTCCTGCGGATGCTGGAGCACCGGCTGCAGCTGCGGCGGATGCGCCGGACGCACCTGTTCCCGGCGACGTCCGACACCGACGAGCTGCGGATCCTCGCGCGCGCGAGCGGCGTGAAACCGGCCGGCGGCAAGAGCGAAGGTGAGGCCCTGCTGGCGGAGTTCCGCAAGCACGGCAAGGGCATCCGGCGGCTGCACGAAAAGATCTTCTACCGGCCGCTGCTGCAGTCGGTCGCGAACGTGCCGACCGAAGCGCTCCGCCTGACGACCAAGCAGGCCGCCAGCCGCCTGGCCGCCCTCGGCTACACCGCGCCCGACGGCGCGCTCCAGCACATCAAGGCCCTCACCTCGGGCGTGTCCCGGCGCGCCGCGATCCAGCAGGCGCTGCTGCCCGTGCTGCTCGACCTGCTCGCCGACACTCCCGACCCGGACGGCGGGCTGCTGTCGTACCGCAAGGTTTCCGAGGCGCTGGAAGACACGCCGTGGTACCTGCGGGTGCTGCGCGACGAAGGCACGGTCGTCGAACGGCTGGCCATCCTGCTCGGCACGTCGAGGCTGGTGCCCGACCTGCTGGTCCGCGCGCCCGAGGTGCTGCAGCTGCTCGGCGACCCGGCGCGGCTGCTGGGCCGCACGCCGGCCGAGGTGGCGACGTCGCTGCGGGCGGCCGTCCGCCGCCAGCCCGGGTTGAACCCCGCGGTCACGGCGGCGCGGTCGCTGCGGCGGCACGAACTGCTGCGTGTGGCCTGCGCGGACCTGCTCGGGCTGCTCGACGTCCCGGCCGTGTGCGCGGCGCTGTCCAGCGTCTGGGTCGCGGTGCTGCAGGGCGCGCTGGCCGCCGCGTTCCGGCAGCGCCAGGCCGAGCTGGGCCGGACGCCCGCGCGGATCGCCGTCATCGGCATGGGCCGGCTCGGCGGCGCCGAGCTCGGCTACGGTTCCGACGCCGACGTGCTCTTCGTGTGCGAAGCGGCCGAAGGCGTCTCGGACTCCGACGCGGTGAAGTTCGCGTCGTCGGTCGCGGAGACCGTCCGGAAGATGCTGGGCGCGCCGAGCCCGGACCCGGCGCTGGTCGTCGACGCCGACCTGCGACCGGAGGGGCGCAGCGGCCCGCTGGTGCGGACGCTGGAGTCGTACCGCGCCTACTACGCGCGCTGGGGCGAGGTGTGGGAGGCGCAGGCGTTGCTGCGCGCCCGGTTCATCGCCGGCGACGACGACCTCGGGCACCGGTTCATCACGATGATCGACCCGATCCGCTACCCCGAAGGTGGCCTGGACTCGACGAAGGCCCGCGAGATCCGCCGGATCAAGGCACGCGTCGAGACCGAGCGGATGCCGAAGGGCGCGGATCCGACGCGGCACACGAAGCTCGGCCGCGGTGGTCTCGCCGACGTCGAGTGGACGGTGCAACTCCTGCAGCTGCAGCACGCCCACGCCGTTCCCGAACTGCGGACGACGTCGACGCTCGACGCCTTGGCGGTGCTCCCCGGCGCGGGCCTGGCCGAGCAGTCCGAAGCGGACTCGCTGGCCGAGGCGTGGCTACTGGCGACCCGGGTGCGCAACGCCGGGATGCTGGTGCGCGGCAAGGCCGTCGACGAGGTCCCCGGTTCGGGCCGTGACCTGGCCGCGGTGGCGCGGGTGCTCGGCCAGACCGCGGAGGACGACCCCGGCGAGTTCCTCGACACCTACCGCCGCATCACGCGCCGCGCGCACACGGTGGTGGAGCACCTGTTCTACGAGGCTGATTAA
- a CDS encoding acyl-CoA thioesterase gives MTDREPFRTRIKVRHYELDTLGHLNHAVYHSYGEVSRLELLEQAGALNGIEGFAAVLLESHIVFRREIRAGDVVDVTCDAKFGSGKTFSMDSNIYKADGTLAAEITCTLGLMDLELRKLAADPRGRFAEAGADLKLLSTAEGD, from the coding sequence GTGACCGATCGAGAGCCGTTCCGGACCCGGATCAAGGTCCGCCACTACGAGCTGGACACCCTGGGCCACCTCAACCACGCCGTCTACCACTCCTACGGCGAGGTTTCGCGGCTCGAGCTGCTGGAGCAGGCGGGCGCGCTCAACGGCATCGAGGGCTTCGCGGCCGTGCTCCTGGAGTCCCACATCGTGTTCCGCCGCGAGATCCGCGCGGGCGACGTCGTCGACGTGACGTGCGACGCGAAGTTCGGCAGCGGCAAGACGTTCTCGATGGACTCGAACATCTACAAGGCCGACGGCACGCTGGCCGCGGAGATCACGTGCACGCTGGGCCTGATGGACCTGGAGCTCCGCAAGCTGGCGGCGGACCCGCGTGGCCGCTTCGCCGAGGCGGGCGCGGACCTGAAGCTGCTGTCGACGGCCGAAGGCGACTGA